One region of Bradyrhizobium betae genomic DNA includes:
- a CDS encoding class I SAM-dependent methyltransferase — MDEATLQFYRSNAQSYADWAKAPSTRLRVSRPAAAGRAILELGCGAGNHSAVMLAEGFSVRATDGSPEMAEIASRRLGHPVEAMRFDQLDAEQAYDGVWASACAARAARRARGNPARIYRALKPSGVFYASYKMGENDGRDSLGRYYSMCRPSGWMRPTPAQVRGSRCHPRPQ; from the coding sequence GTGGACGAAGCGACCTTGCAATTCTATCGGAGCAACGCCCAGTCCTACGCCGACTGGGCGAAGGCGCCCTCGACGCGGCTGCGTGTTTCTCGCCCTGCTGCCGCCGGGCGCGCGATCCTCGAACTCGGCTGCGGCGCCGGCAATCATTCGGCGGTGATGCTGGCGGAAGGATTTTCGGTGCGTGCGACCGATGGCTCGCCCGAAATGGCGGAGATCGCGTCGCGGCGGCTCGGTCATCCGGTCGAAGCGATGCGGTTCGACCAGCTGGACGCGGAGCAGGCCTATGATGGCGTCTGGGCCAGCGCCTGTGCTGCACGTGCCGCGCGACGAGCTCGCGGGAATCCTGCGCGGATTTATCGCGCCCTCAAGCCGTCAGGCGTCTTCTATGCCAGCTACAAGATGGGTGAGAACGACGGCCGCGACAGCCTCGGGCGCTACTACAGCATGTGTCGCCCGAGTGGTTGGATGCGACCTACGCCAGCGCAGGTCCGTGGATCACGCTGTCATCCGAGACCTCAGTGA